The DNA sequence CCCGGTCCAGCGCCCACTGTGAGCGACCGGCCGGGGTGGGCCGGGTGAGCGACCGGCCGGGGTGGGCCGGGTGAGCGACCGGCCGGGGTGGGCCGGGTGGGTGGACTGGTGGGTAGATCGCGTGGACTGCCGGTACGGGCGGTCTCGATCCCGGCTCAGCCGCCGACCGTCTCGAAGCGTGACAGCGCGAGGAGCCGGGACGTGGCCCGGAGATATTTCTTCCGGTATCCGCCGGCGAGCATCTCCTCGGTGAAGATCGCGTCCAGCTTCTGCCCCGAGTTGCGGACGGGGATACCGGCGTCGTAGAGGCGGTCCGCCAGGACGACCAGGCGCAGTGCGATGGCCTGGTCCGGCAGCGGGCCGACGTCCCGGAGGCACACCCTGGTCACCCCGTCGACGAGGCGGTTGTACTTGGACGGGTGGAGGGTGGCCAGGTGCCCGCACAGCGCGTCGAAGTCGTCCAACGTCGCCCCGGGTTCCGCCTCGGCGTCCGCCTCGAGCGCCTCGTCGGACATCGGGTCCGGCGCCGGGGGCAGGTTGCGATGCCGGTAGTCGGGCCCGTCGACCCGGATCGACTCGAAGATCCCCGACATCTTGCGGATCTCGCGCATGAAGTCCTTGGCCGCGAAACGACCCTCACCGAGCTGCTCGGGGAGGGTGTTGGAGGTCGCGGCGACGCTGACACCCGCCGTGGTGAGTTCCGCGAGCAGCCGGGACACCAGCATGGTGTCGCCGGGATCGTCGAGTTCGAACTCGTCGATACACAGGACGGAGTGTCCGGACAGCTCCTCGACCGCCCGGTTGAAGCCCAGGGCGCCCACGACGTGCGTGAGCTCGACGAACGTGCCGAACGCCTTCGGTTCGGGACACGTGTGATAGATCGAGGTCAACAGGTGGGTCTTGCCCACCCCGAAGCCACCGTCGAGGTAGATCCCCGCGCCCTCCACCGACTTGGGCCGACGCCCGAACAGTCCCTTCTTCGGGGCGCGACGGGCCACCACCGACTCCGCGAATCGCCGACAGGCGGTGACCGCGGCCTCCTGCGAGGGCTCGGCAGGGTCGGGGATGTAGGAATCGAAACTCACGTCATCGAACATCGACGGCGGGACCATCTGCGCCACGAGTTGGTCGGCAGGGACCACCGGGGTGACGTCAACGAGGCGGGAGACCATGCGATGAGCCTATCGTGGGGCGACAGGCGTGAAGAACGGAAGGAGGCCCGGGTGCTGTCGACACGACCACCAGCGCTCGGCGACGACCCGGCGTCGCTCGACGCGATCTGGGCCGCGCTCCGGCCGGAGAGCCCGACCGCGGCACCGGTGATCCGTGCTGTCATGATCGCCTCCGTCGACGGCACCACGACCGTCGACGGCCGGAGCGGGGGCCTGGGAACGCCCACCGACCGCCTGGTCTACGACGCCATGAGGGCCCGCGCCGACCTCGTCCTGGTGGGCTCCGGCACGGCGTTGGCCGAGGACTACGGCCCCGCCGAGGTGAGCCCGGTCTGGGCGGACAGGCGGACAGGGCACGCGCCCACCGTCCTCGTACTCACCCGGTCCCTTCCCGATGAGCTGATCGACCTCTGTGCCGACACCGACGACAGGATGCAGATCGCGGCGGCACACGAGACGGACCCCCGGCTCGTCGGGGCCGCGCGGGCACGGGGCGTGACCGTCCATGTGCTCGACCCGGGCCCGACCGGTGCCGCCGTCCGTGCGTTGGCATCCCGCCTCCACGCCGCCGAGGTGGACTTCGAGGGTGGCCCCCGACTCCTCGGGGAGCTCCTCTCGGAACGCGCCGTGGATGAGCTCGTCCTCTCGGTGGCGCCGGAGGCGATCGTCGGAGGCGACGACTCGACACTGACCCCGGGCCACGGGCATGGATACACCCGGGTGCCGATGCGCGTCGTCTCGGCGTTCTCCTGCCCGTCGGGAGGCCTGTACACCCGCTGGGTGGTCGGTGAGGGCGTCCGTTGACCGGGAGACGTGGCGCCCGTTCCACCCGCGCGGTGCTCACCGCGCTCGTCGCAGTCGTGGCCGTGGCCGGGTGTGCTCCCCTACCCGCCTCGGGACCGCGACTGGCCACCGGTGACGGACCTGGTCGCGCGCCCGCTCCCGACAGCGAAGCGGAACTCATCACCCCACCAGACTGGGAGACGCCCCGATCCGAGCTCCAGTGGATTCCCTGTGCGGAGGGCGGGACCCGCGGGCTTCCCCAAGACGCCCGGGTCGACTGCGCGCTGCTCGGCGATACCCCTGTCCTCCGCCTCACCACCGGGGACACACCTCGGGACGCAGCCCCCCTGGTCGTGGTGGCCGGACCCGGCGATCCCGCCGACTCGCTCGCGATCAGGTTCGCCTCGGCGGGCACCGAGATCGTGGGATCGCATCCGCTGGTGATCCTCGACCACATCGGCCGCACCGGACCCGCCGGTGCCTGCCTGACCCCGTCGGCCCGCCGCACGCTGGACGAACTCGCCGAGCGGGGTACGGACCCCGGGGCACCGGACCTCCGCGGCGAACTCGCCCAGACCGCGCAGTCCTGCACTGATCAGCTCGCCGGGCGGGAACTCGACTTCGGTGCCGCCGGGGCGGCGGAGAACCTCGAGGAACTGCGTCGGTCGTGGGGTGTGCCGGGGCTCGCGGTGCTCGCCCTGGGCTCGGGCGCCCGCACCGCCCTGGACTACGCCGGGGCGCACCCCGATCGGTTGTCGCTCCTGGTCCTGGACTCCCCCGCACCGTGGGACGGCGACCAGGAGACCGCCGCGCGATCCGCGCTCGACGGCTCCGATACCGCGTTACGGCTGTGGGCGGCCTCCTGCACTCGTCCCGAGTGCGGCCCGGGCGACGGGGAACAGAGGGTCGAGGCCGTCTCCCGCGCCCTCGACGCCGCGAGAGATCCCGGGGCCCGCGTGCCGGCCGCGCTCCTGTCCGACGTGATCCGATCCGCACTCACCGACCTGTCCGGTGCCTCCGCAGCGGAGGCGTCCGACGGGGACGAGATCCTCGGTGAGATCGCGGGGACGGACCCCGATGCGGGCGCCCCCGGTCCGTTGGTGCGTGCCCGGGCGGAGGCGTTGAGGAGCTCCTCACTTCCGTACGTCGCGGAGTGCTCCGACCTGCCCAGGCGGGTTCCGGTCAACCGCGTACCCGAGCTCGCCACCGAATGGGCGGACGACGCACCCTTCGGGGAGATCCTGGCCGCCCAGCTCTCCGCCTGTTCGACCTGGCCCGTCCCGGAACGCACGCCCGTGGAGCTGCCCGGATCCGTGCCCGTGCTCCTCATGGGAGGGATCGCGGACCCCGTCGCCGGCGCCGCCGCCCTGGAACCCACCGCGGGCATGCTGACCGGCGCCGGGGCGGGAGACATCCGGATTCTCACCTGGGGCGCTCCCGGATCGTGGGTGGTGCTCCACTCGGCGTGCGCCCGGTCGACCCTCTCGGGCTTCCTCGCCGACCCGACCACCGTCGACCGATCCGTGGCCTGCCCGTCCTGACCCGGGGCGCCTACCAGAAGGACGTGCCCCCGACCGGTAGCCTGCACACCGTGCCGTTGCCGACCCGAAGCACTGACTCCGTGCCCCGCCTGTTGAACCAGATCCTGTGGCCGTTGGCGATCATGACGGTGATCCATCGCGTGCTCATCAAGGCCGTCAACGGATCCATCACGAACGACTTCGGGACCGTCTACGCGGCGACCAGGCGTTTCCTCGCGGGCGAACCCGTCTACAGCGAGAACCTGCTCACGGTTCAGCCGCACTATCTCTACGCCCCGAGCGGCACGTTCCTCCTGGCCCCCTTCGGCGTGATCGACAACTACACGGTGGCCCGGTGGCTGTTCATCCTGGTCAACGCCGCCGCGATCATCGCCGCACTGTGGCTTCTCATGCGATTGTTCGACCTCGACGTGCGGTCGTTCGCCGCCCCGGCGATCCTTCTGGGCGCGTTCTGTACCGAGGCGGTCACCAACACCCTGGTGTTCACGAACGTCAACGGCGTGATCTTCCTGTGCCAGGTGTCCTTCCTCTATCTGCTGTACCGCAGGCGACTGTGGTGGGCCGGGGTCGCGATGGGGCTGTCACTGGCGATCAAGCCGATGCTCGCGCCTCTGCTGGTCCTCCCGCTGATCCGTCGACAGTGGCAGCCCTTCGTGGCCGCCCTGGCGATCCCCGCCGCCACGATGGCCGCGGGGTGGGCGCTCACCGTGGACGCCGGCCGGTATCTCGAGGTCACCGCGCCCTACATGAGCGAGGTCCGCGACTACTACAACAGCTCCATCGCCGGGCTCGGTCTGTACTACGGCGTCCCCGAGCCGCTCATCCTGGTGGCCCGGATCCTCATCGTGGTGGCCACCCTGCTGGCCGTGTATCTCCTGCTCGACTACCGGCACAACCACGAGGTGTTGTGGCTCGCCACCACCTCCGGGGTCATCCTGACCGGTGTGTTCCTGGTCTCCAGCCTCGGCCAGATGTACTACTCGATGATGCTCATCCCCATCATGCTCACCGTGGTGCTGGACAAGTCGTTCGTCCGCAACTGGCCCGCCTGGTTGGCGGCCTACGGGTTCTTCACACTCGACTTCTGGGAGTCGGCGCGATGGCCGTACTACGGGCGCCTGCTGGAGTTCGCCCACCCCACGCTCGGATGGCTGCTGCTGCTCTGCACCGTGCTGGCGATCCTGCTGTGGCGTCGGACGGACCCGCGTCGGCACGAGCGGATCGCACCGGCCGCGGCGGCGGCGTAGCCTGCGGGCATGAGTGAGCGCACCGACACCCCCTCCAACACCCCGCACCCCTCCTTCACCCTCGATGACGCCGAGTGGCGCCGCAGGCTGACCCCGGAGGAGTACCAGGTCCTGCGCCGGGCGGGCACCGAGCGGCCGTACACCGGCGAGTACACCGACACCAAGACCGAAGGGGTCTACCGGTGCCGTGGCTGCGGGGCCGAGCTGTTCCGCAGCGACGCCAAGTTCGACTCCCACTGCGGCTGGCCCTCGTTCTTCACGCCGTTGGCCGGCGGGGCCGTCATCGAGCGGACGGACACCTCCCTCGGGATGACCCGGACCGAGGTGTTGTGCGCGAACTGCCACGGCCACCTGGGGCATGTCTTCTCGGGCGAGGGCTACCCCACCCCCACCGATCTGAGGTACTGCATCAACTCGGTGAGCATGACCCTCGAACCCGCCGAGGACTGATCAGGGCATCGAGGTGGCGAGCTGCTCGGCGCTGACCCGGGGACCGGTGAAGAACGGGATCTCCTCGCGCACGTGACGGCGCGCCTCGGTGCTGCGCATGACGCGCATGAGGTCGACGATCCGATCCAGTTGCGGGGCCTCGAAGGCCAGGAGCCATTCGTAGTCGCCGAGCGAGAAGGACGGCACGGTGTTGGCGCGGACGTCCGGGTATTCGCGGGCGGCGCGCCCGTGCTCGGCGAGGATGCGGCGACGCTCCTCGTCGGGGAGCAGGTACCACTCGTAGGACCGGACGAACGGGTACACGGAGATGTACGCGCCCGGTTCCTCCTCGGCGAGGAAGGCCGGGATGTGGCTCTTGTTGAACTCCGCGGGCCGGTGCAGGGCGGTGTTGGACCAGTAGGCGGTGCTGGCCCGACCCAGGATGGTGGTGCGCCGGAACTCGTTGTAGAACCGCTGGAGATCCTCCATGTGCTCGGCGTGGGTCCAGATCATGAAGTCGGCCTCGGCCCGCAACCCCGAGACGTCGTAGAGCCCGCGGACCACCACGTCCGTGTCGTCGAACCGCGCGAGGAACCGCTCGAGGTCAGCGGTGACCGCGGCCCGGTCCTCCCCCAGCTTCCCGGGGGTCACGGTGAAGACCGAGAACATGAGGTACCGGAGGGTCGAGTTGAGCTTCTTGTAGTCGAGGCGTGCCATGTCTCAATCCTGCCACCCTGCCGCCAGCCGCCGGGCCGCGGCCCGAGCGGAACCGATGCACGCGGGCACACCGACCCCCTCGGTCGCCCCTCCGACCACCTCCACCCCGGGGAGCCGGTCCGCCAGTCCGGCCCGCACGTCCGCGATCCGGTCGGCGTGCGCCGGCCCGATCTCCGCGAGGGAGTCCTCCCAGCGCCGGACGCGGGAATGCAGGATCCTCGGCGCGGATCCGCACACGCCGGCCAGGGCGGATTCAGCCATCCGGGCGAGCGCGATGTCGTCGGCGAGGAGCACCTCGTCGTCGTCCAGTCGCCCGAACGACACCCGCACCAGGTGGCCGGGCCGGGTGTCGAGATGGGGCCACTTGCGACTGGTGAAGGTCATCGCCTTGAACGGCACCGGCTCGTCGGTGGCCACCAACACTCCGGACAGCTCGGGCAGGTCCAGCCCCCTGTCCACCTCCATCGCCACCACCGCGGACGAGGCCGTCCGGATGCCGGCCAGGCCGGTCACCGCGTCGTCCACTCCACCGGCCGCGGCCAGGAGCGGCGCGGCGTGGGGGACGGGGACGGCGACGACGACGAGGTCGGCCTCCTCGACCCATGACCCGCGTGCGCCGGTGACGGTCAGGGTGTAGCCGGTCTCTTCCCGATGGAGGGCGGTGCAGGCGGCCTGGGTGCGCACGCGCGCCCCCGAGGCCTCGATCAGCGACCCCACGAGTGTCCTGTATCCACCGTTCAGGGTGGCGAACACGGGTCCCGGGACGCGGTCACCCACGAGCTGACCTACAGCGTCGGTCAGCGTCGGGGCACCCCGGTCCAACACCTCGGCGAGTCCGGGGACCACCTGGCGCAGGCCGAGCCCCGAACTGGGCGCCGCGTACACGCCGCCGAGCATGGGGTCGACGAGTCGCGAGACCACCGCGTCTCCGAACCTCTCGGCGACCAGGCGGCCCAGCGAGACGTCGCCGCCTGGCTCCCACTCCAGTGGTGTGTCCCTCTCGCGGGCGGCGGCGTCCGACTCCGCGGGGGTCAGGACGCCGGTCAGGGCGGTCACGTCGGACGGCAGCCCCATGACGGTGCCGGGCGGCATCGGGACCAGCCGGCCGCCGGTGAGGATCGCCGGGCCGAGCGGGCCGGGATGGCGCAGGGCGTCGGTCAGGCCCAGCTCGGCGACGAGTTCGGATGCTTCCGGGCGACGGCCGATGAAGGCCTCGGCCCCGAGCTCCATGGGCCCGGACGGGAAGTCGACCGTGTGCAGCGCCCCGCCCGGGATGTCGGACGCCTCGAGCACCGTGATCCGGGCGTCAGGAAGGTCGAGGGCGAGCTGATAGGCGGCGGTCAGGCCGCTCAGGCCACCACCGACCACTGCGACTCGAGGCGCCACCCCTACTTCCCGCTCAGTTCGTGGACCAGCTCCACCACATGGGTCACGGCGCCCGGGTCGGTGGCGGGCAGGACCCCGTGCCCCAGGTTGAACACGTGGCCGCGGGCTCCGAGCTCACGCGCGCGCGAACCCTCGTCGAGGATCCGGCGGACCTCGGAGTCCAGGGCGGGACGATCGGCGAACAGCATGGCGGGGTCGAGGTTGCCCTGGAGCACCTTCCCCGGCACCCGCCCGGCGGCGTCGTCCAGCGGGATCCGCCAGTCCACCCCGACCACCTCCGGACCGGCCTCCCCCATGGCGCCGAGGAGCTCCCCGGTGCCCACCCCGAAGTGCGTCCGGGGAACGGTGGAGATCACCTCGTCCGAGAAGATCCCGGCCGAATGCGGCAGCACCATCGAACGATAGTCGCGCAGGCTCAGCGCCCCCGCCCATGAGTCGAACAGCTGCACCGCGTCCACACCGGCGTCGATCTGGGTACGCAGGAACACCGTGGTCAGATCGGCCAACTTGGACATCAGCGCGTGCCAGACGTCGGGTCGGGAGTACATCAGGGACTTGGTGTGCTCGTGGTTGCGGCTGGGGCCTCCCTCGATGAGGTAGGAGGCCAGGGTGAACGGGGCGCCGGCGAATCCGATGAGCGCGACGTGCGGGTCGAGCTCGGCGATCACCAGGCGGACGGCCTCGCCGATCTTCTCGAGGCGGTCCGGTGTGAGGTCGGGCAGGGCGGCGACCCCGGCCTCGTCGCGGATGGGCGTGGAGACCACCGGCCCGGTGCCCGGGACGATGTCGATGTCCACCCCCGCCGCCGCGAGCGGGATGACGATGTCGGAGAAGAAGATGGCGGCGTCCACCCCGTGGCGCCTGACGGGCTGCACCGTGATCTCGCAGGTCATCTCGGGATCGAAACAGGCCTCGAGCATGGTGGTCCCGGCCCGGAGTTCGCGGTACTCGGGGAGCGAGCGTCCCGCCTGACGCATGAACCACACCGGGGTGCGGGCGGCGCCGGTGCCCCTGACTTCGTCGAGGTAGGGTCCGGTCCCGGCTCGTCGAGCCGTGGCGGGCCCGGCACCCCGGGAGTCGGCGGACCTGGGATTCGAGGGCACATCGGAGTTCAGCACACCCCCATGGTCCCATGAGTCCGTCACCGGGGCCCCTCACCCCACCCCGGTGGCAGACGGCGCGCCTCCTCGGGCCGCCGTCGGCCGGTCGCTAGCGTGAGGCCCTGTGAGCACATCGGTCAATGACGGCGAGCCCGAGGTCTTCCGGGAGGCGGTCGAGTCGCTGTCCCGGCTCGAGGTCCGCCCTGAGATCTCCGTCGGCCCGATCCGTCCGCCTCAGAGACTGGCGCCGTACAGTCACGCACTCGGCGTGGAGATCATTCCGCCCGGCGGGGACGATGTGCCCGAGTTCTCCGACGGCGACGCGTTCGGCCGTCTGATCCTCCTCCACGACCCTGCCGGGGACGACGCGTGGAACGGCACCCTCCGACTGGTCGCCTACATCCAGGCGGACATGGAGGCCTCGCTCGCCGGTGATCCGCTCCTGCCCCGGGTCGCCTGGAGCTGGCTCACCGAGGCCCTGGAGGAGGACGCCGGACCTTACACGTCCCTGGGCGGGACAGTCACCAGTACCGCCTCGGTGCGCTACGGCGACATCTCCGGGCCACCGCAGGCCCATCAGCTCGAGCTGCGCGCGTCGTGGACCGCACTCGACCCCGACCTGACCGGCCACGCGGCCGCGTTCTGCAAGACCCTCTCGCTCGCCGCCGGACTCCCGCCGGTCGGCGTGACGTCCCTACCCCGTCGGGCGTGAGCGGCCGACGTCGCGGCCAGACCCCGCCCGGGGCCCCACCGCCCCCGGCCGAGTACGACTTCGTCGACGACGCCCCCGGCCTCCGGGCGGTCGCCTCCGTCATCACGTCCTCCGCCGGGCCGGTGGCGGTGGACGTCGAACGCGCGTCAGGGATCCGCTACTCCGAGCGCGCCTTCCTGCTGCAGCTGCGTCCGGCCGATGGGCCGGCGCTACTGGTCGACCCCGAGACACCGGGCCGGACGGTCGGACCGCTCGCCGGCCTCCTCTCCGAGCGCCCCCTGCTCCTGCACGCCGCGAGCCAGGACCTCCCGTCACTCCGTGGACTCGGGATCAGCCCGAGCGCTGTCATCGACACCGAACTCGCCGGGCGATTCCTCGGGTTGGAGCGGGTGAACCTGGGCACGATGATCTCCGAGTACCTGGGGATCGGGCTGGCCAAAGCGCACTCGGCGGCGGATTGGTCCCGTCGCCCGCTGCCACCGGCGTGGCTCGACTACGCCGCCTACGACGTGCTGTTCCTCCACGACCTCGCGGAGGCGGTGCTCCCCCGCCTCGACGAGCTCGGTCGGCGTGACTGGTTCGACGCGGAATGTCGACACCTCGTGGACTCCGGTCCGGTTCCGACCGCGCCGGACCCCTGGCGTCGACTGGACCGCCTGAGCACACTTCGCGACGCCCGCCAGCTCGCCCGCGCGCGGGAGTTGTGGATGGCGCGTGACCGGGTGGCGGCAGAGCGGGACATCGCCCCCAAGAGACTGCTCACGGACGCGGCGATCATCGAGGCGGCCCGGACCGCGCCGACGAACCGGTCGGACCTCCTGGCGATCGAGGGTTTCGAGGGTCCGCATCGCAGACGACTGGCCGACGACTGGCTGGCCGCGTTGGAGTGGGCCGCCGAACTCGGGCGTGGCGACCTACCCGCCCGTCAGGCGCCACGCGGCGAGCATCCTCCGCACACCACGTGGAAGCGCACGGACCCGGAGGCGGCCGCTCTGCTGGACATCGCTCGCGAGGCGATCGGTTCGCTCGCCCGGGAGCTCGGTATCGACCAGGGCCTGCTGCTCAAGCCGTCGTCGCTCCGGCTGTGGGCGTGGCGGGCGGCCACCACCGACCCCGCCGACGACGCGGAGCTGCTCCACCGGGTCCTCGGGGACGAGGGTGCCCGCCGATGGCAGATCGACCTGACGCAGGCGCCGTTGCTCGAGGCGGTGCGCCGGTTCAGAGCGGACGGCTGAGACCGCCGTCCCTCAGCTCTCGACGCGGTCGTAGAGGCGACGGCGGATACCGTCGGCGATCCCCTCCGCGGTCAACCCCGTGTCGGAGAGGATCTCGCCCCGGGAGGCGTGATCGAGGAACTCCTGCGGAAGGCCGAGGGTCAGTCGATCAACACCGACCCCCGCGCGCTCCAGCACCGCCGAGACCGCCGAACCGACGCCGCCGTGAATCCCGTTGTCCTCGACCGTCACCACGAGCCGGCGACCACGGGCGGAGTCGACGATCGACTGCGGGACGGGATAGACCCAGCGCGGATCGACCACGTCGACCGATACCCCCTCGGCCCGCAGTTCCCGTGCCGCCGCCATCGACGGCGCGACCATCGACCCGACCGCGACCACCAGGATGTCGGCGTCCCCGGTCCCGAACACCCGGTCAACGCCGTCCGACGATGTCTCCAACGACGGAAGGGGCTCACCGACGGACCCCTTGGGGAAGCGCACCACGGTCGGGCCGTCCGTCACCGCCACGGCTTCACGGAGTTCCGCGCGGAGGGTCTCGGCATCGCGCGGTGCGGCCACCCGGACGCCCGGGACGATCCCCGCCAGGGACAGGTCCCACATCCCGTTGTGGCTGGCGCCGTCGGGGCCGGTCACCCCGGAGCGATCGAGTACCAGGGTGACCGGTAGCCCGAGAAGGGCGACGTCCATCAGCAGCTGGTCGAACGCCCGGTTGAGGAACGTGGAGTAGACGGCCACCACGGGGTGCAGCCCACCCAGCGCGAGTCCGGCGGCCGAGGCCACCGCGTGCTGCTCTGCGATGCCCACGTCGAACATGCGATCCGGGAACCGGTCGCCGAAGGCGGTCAGCCCCGTCGGTCCGGCCATGGCCGCGGTGATGGCCACCACGTCGTCTCGCTGCGCCCCGATCTCGCACAGCTCCTCGGAGAAGACCGACGTCCAGTCCACTGACGACGACGACGAGAGCGGGCGGCCGGTGTCGGGGTCGATGACCCCGGTCGCGTGCATCTGGTCGGCGACGTTGTTCTCCGCGTGGACGTAGCCCATGCCCTTGCGGGTCACCACGTGGACGACCACCGGCCCGCCGAAGTCCTTGGCCAACCGCAACGCCGATTCGGTGGCGGCCAGATTGTGCCCGTCGACGGGCCCCATGTACTTCAGACCCAGGTCGGCGAACAACTCCTGCGGTGAGACCACGTCCTTGAGTCCCGTCTTGATCCCGTGCAGGATCGAGTACACGGCCTTGCCGAGGAGGTCCTTTCGGGCGCCCAGAGTGCGCTTGGTGTGGTCCATCGCCTTCTCGTACGCGGGCTGGAGACGCAGGACCCCGAGCCGTTCGGCCAGTCCGCCGATCGTGGGCGAGTACGACCGGCCGTTGTCGTTGACGACGATCACCATGGGCCGGTCCTTGCCGGCGGCGATGTTGTTCAGCGCCTCCCAGGCCATGCCCCCTGTCATCGCCCCGTCGCCGATCACCGCGACGACGGTCCGGTCGTTCTGGCCGCTGAGGGAGTACGCCTTGGCGAGTCCGTCGGCGTACGAGAGCGACGAGGTCGCGTGCGAGGACTCGACGATGTCGTGTTCACTCTCCGCACGGCACGGATAGCCGGACAGACCCCCGCGCGTCCTAAGACCGTCGAACTGGTCCTTCCGACCCGTGACGATCTTGTGGACGTACGACTGGTGCCCGGTGTCGAAGACGATGGGGTCCCGCGGGGAGTCGAACACGCGGTGTAGCGCGACCGTCAGTTCCACCACGCCGAGATTGGGGCCGAGGTGCCCACCTGTCGCGGACACCTTGCGGATGAGGAACTCCCTGATCTCACCGCAGAGCCGGACCAGCTCGTCGGATCCGAGTGCACGGAGGTCGGAGGGGCCGTTCACCTGATCGAGCACACTCATTGCCGTCGACTGCCCCTTCCCTTGCCGCACCCCGCAGGGTCGAACCCACAGTCTACGGGGAAACGGTCTTCGCGCCCGCCGCCGGCCGACCGGCCCCGGCTCACCGGGATCAGCGCACCCGCGGTGAGTCGAGGACGGCGAGGCCCTCCACGTGGTGTGTCGCGGGGAACGCCGCGACACCGCGGATCCCCGCGAGTGTCCAACCGGCTGACACGAGCACCCCGACATCGCGCGCGAGGCTGGCCGGGTCGCACCCCACATGGACGATGCGGGACGCCGTACCACGAGCGAGCGTGGCCATCACCTCGATTCCCGCGCCGCCTCTCGGCGGGTCCAGGATCACGAGGTCGGGTTCGTCGCCGCGATCGCCGGAACCGCTCGACCGCTCCAGGAACGGCTCCACCCTCGACGCCACCGGGACGACCGCGGGGCCGATCCCGAGAGCCGATCCCACGGCCTCGAGGGAGGCGGGCGAGGATTCGACCACGATTACGCGGGCCCGGGGGACCACGTCGAGGACGGCGGCGGAGAACAGGCCCGCTCCCCCGTAGAGGTCCCAGACCACCGGGTCGCCGGGGAGGGCGGGGGCGCCGGACACGGCGGTGCGGACGAGTTCGCTGTAGTGCGCGGCAGCGGATCTGTGCGCCTGCCAGAACGCGTCGACCGGCAACCGCCAGGTGCGCTCCCCCACCCTCCGGGTCACGGTCGGGGCGCCCGCCACGGGCTCCCACTCTCCGGCTCGCGAGGCCCTGGCCCGCGCCCGGGTCGCCGCGCCCCGCCGGGACCGGCGGTCGCGCCCGCGCGACACCGGGTCGGTGACCGGGCGGTGCGCCACGTGCACCTGCCCGTCGTCCCCCAGGACGCCGAGGACCTCCCGGCCCGGCCCCAGGCCCGCGGCCCGGATGGCCTCGCCGATCCGCGGGTCCGCCTGGACGCACGGCCGGGTCACCACCTCGCGCGAGCGCGCGCGTCGGACGCCCGGCACGCCGTCGTCCCCCGTCACCCACCGGGCCACCGTCCGCCACCCGGTGGTCGCACCGTCACCCGCGGGGACGTCCACGGCGACACGATCCGGAACCGACCCGATCCGCCCGATACGGCGGGCCTGGTCGGCCAGGACGACTCCCGCGAACTCCCGGGCGGCCGACGGGCCGATGTGGCTCCAGTCGCAACACCCTGCACCGGCCGCCGCCGCCGGACAGACGGGGTCGATCCGGTCGGGTGACGGTTCGAGCACGCGGGTCACGGTTCCGCGGCAGAATGCCCGCCCGGGGTCGTCGTCGATCACCACCTCGGCCAGTTCCCCCGTGATCCCGCCGCGGCAGAACACCACTCGTCCGGAGTGCCGGGCCACGAACTCACCACCCTGCGCCGGACCCTCGATGCGCAGTCGCAGCACGCGCCCCGTCCAGTCGGTCCCGGTCACCGGCGTCATCGGTCCTCCGGCGCGCCCCAGCGCCCGAT is a window from the Dietzia sp. JS16-p6b genome containing:
- a CDS encoding FAD-dependent oxidoreductase gives rise to the protein MAPRVAVVGGGLSGLTAAYQLALDLPDARITVLEASDIPGGALHTVDFPSGPMELGAEAFIGRRPEASELVAELGLTDALRHPGPLGPAILTGGRLVPMPPGTVMGLPSDVTALTGVLTPAESDAAARERDTPLEWEPGGDVSLGRLVAERFGDAVVSRLVDPMLGGVYAAPSSGLGLRQVVPGLAEVLDRGAPTLTDAVGQLVGDRVPGPVFATLNGGYRTLVGSLIEASGARVRTQAACTALHREETGYTLTVTGARGSWVEEADLVVVAVPVPHAAPLLAAAGGVDDAVTGLAGIRTASSAVVAMEVDRGLDLPELSGVLVATDEPVPFKAMTFTSRKWPHLDTRPGHLVRVSFGRLDDDEVLLADDIALARMAESALAGVCGSAPRILHSRVRRWEDSLAEIGPAHADRIADVRAGLADRLPGVEVVGGATEGVGVPACIGSARAAARRLAAGWQD
- the dxs gene encoding 1-deoxy-D-xylulose-5-phosphate synthase — protein: MSVLDQVNGPSDLRALGSDELVRLCGEIREFLIRKVSATGGHLGPNLGVVELTVALHRVFDSPRDPIVFDTGHQSYVHKIVTGRKDQFDGLRTRGGLSGYPCRAESEHDIVESSHATSSLSYADGLAKAYSLSGQNDRTVVAVIGDGAMTGGMAWEALNNIAAGKDRPMVIVVNDNGRSYSPTIGGLAERLGVLRLQPAYEKAMDHTKRTLGARKDLLGKAVYSILHGIKTGLKDVVSPQELFADLGLKYMGPVDGHNLAATESALRLAKDFGGPVVVHVVTRKGMGYVHAENNVADQMHATGVIDPDTGRPLSSSSSVDWTSVFSEELCEIGAQRDDVVAITAAMAGPTGLTAFGDRFPDRMFDVGIAEQHAVASAAGLALGGLHPVVAVYSTFLNRAFDQLLMDVALLGLPVTLVLDRSGVTGPDGASHNGMWDLSLAGIVPGVRVAAPRDAETLRAELREAVAVTDGPTVVRFPKGSVGEPLPSLETSSDGVDRVFGTGDADILVVAVGSMVAPSMAAARELRAEGVSVDVVDPRWVYPVPQSIVDSARGRRLVVTVEDNGIHGGVGSAVSAVLERAGVGVDRLTLGLPQEFLDHASRGEILSDTGLTAEGIADGIRRRLYDRVES
- the hemE gene encoding uroporphyrinogen decarboxylase; amino-acid sequence: MLNSDVPSNPRSADSRGAGPATARRAGTGPYLDEVRGTGAARTPVWFMRQAGRSLPEYRELRAGTTMLEACFDPEMTCEITVQPVRRHGVDAAIFFSDIVIPLAAAGVDIDIVPGTGPVVSTPIRDEAGVAALPDLTPDRLEKIGEAVRLVIAELDPHVALIGFAGAPFTLASYLIEGGPSRNHEHTKSLMYSRPDVWHALMSKLADLTTVFLRTQIDAGVDAVQLFDSWAGALSLRDYRSMVLPHSAGIFSDEVISTVPRTHFGVGTGELLGAMGEAGPEVVGVDWRIPLDDAAGRVPGKVLQGNLDPAMLFADRPALDSEVRRILDEGSRARELGARGHVFNLGHGVLPATDPGAVTHVVELVHELSGK
- a CDS encoding DUF3000 domain-containing protein, with amino-acid sequence MSTSVNDGEPEVFREAVESLSRLEVRPEISVGPIRPPQRLAPYSHALGVEIIPPGGDDVPEFSDGDAFGRLILLHDPAGDDAWNGTLRLVAYIQADMEASLAGDPLLPRVAWSWLTEALEEDAGPYTSLGGTVTSTASVRYGDISGPPQAHQLELRASWTALDPDLTGHAAAFCKTLSLAAGLPPVGVTSLPRRA
- a CDS encoding HRDC domain-containing protein, coding for MSGRRRGQTPPGAPPPPAEYDFVDDAPGLRAVASVITSSAGPVAVDVERASGIRYSERAFLLQLRPADGPALLVDPETPGRTVGPLAGLLSERPLLLHAASQDLPSLRGLGISPSAVIDTELAGRFLGLERVNLGTMISEYLGIGLAKAHSAADWSRRPLPPAWLDYAAYDVLFLHDLAEAVLPRLDELGRRDWFDAECRHLVDSGPVPTAPDPWRRLDRLSTLRDARQLARARELWMARDRVAAERDIAPKRLLTDAAIIEAARTAPTNRSDLLAIEGFEGPHRRRLADDWLAALEWAAELGRGDLPARQAPRGEHPPHTTWKRTDPEAAALLDIAREAIGSLARELGIDQGLLLKPSSLRLWAWRAATTDPADDAELLHRVLGDEGARRWQIDLTQAPLLEAVRRFRADG